CTTTTTGAGTCCCCCTCAATGGTTTGCTCCATGGCTGAGCCTAAGGTGATTAAATCGTAAATCGACTCATTGGTTTTTTGCAGGCCATCAAACTTAATATTTTTGAGCTTTTGGATCGCGGTTTGAATGTTCTCTTCGCTAAACAGATACTCGCCACCTTTATAGTTAATGCGATTAATCTTTTTTAGCTGCTGACGAAGCACTCCTTCTAAAATCACATTGGCACTGCGCCCACCTCGTTCAGCCAAAGCCTGCTCTGGGGTGAGGTACTGATAACCCAAATTGATTAACTGTTGCAGGGCTGGAATTTGCGACAAGTACTTTTCGTTAAACTCAAAGCCCGAAGGCTCCGAGTTTGCTGCGTAATTGACTGGAGGTGTGCTCATGCGCTTGCCTCCTGATACATATCCTCAGCGACTGGCTGGGAACTGCTCACCTGCCACTCACCAGTAAGCAGCTTTTGCATCAGACCGCGTTTCTGGCTGCGGTATTTTTCAAGGAGTTCTTTTACTAAATCAATTTCCTTTTTAGCAATATTAAGCTTGCTGGCGATATCGTTTTGCTCTTGAATACAAGGAATCTTTACCTCTAATTTCTTCAAAGCGTTTAGCTTTAATGCTGTACGTGTACCGCCCTGAACTTCGCGCGATAAAGCTTGCCTAAATGCAGGAGAGTTCAAGAAATAATATAAGAAATCAGAGTCCATGTTTTGTTTTGGAGAAAATACACCATATGCAGGGCTAATTAAGCCTTTGTCGATGATGGTTTGTTTGTTGAATACAAATAAACCATCATCACTCATTGACCTAAATGTGAAGTCCCCACGACTCATTATCTTGTAGCCACTATTATCTTTGCTTGCTACTTGTTTAGAGAAGTAGTCCTCTTGCAGAAAAATTCCTCGGCGAGAGGAGGTTAAGCAAGGGTATAAATCAGGCGTAGTGCTTTTCTCTTTTTTCTCAACGATAAACTCACCTAATGTATTTGTGTTCCATCGTTTTGATTTAGGGTTGTTTAAAAGAAGTTGCGACTTCAGCCACTCAAACTGCTTTTCCTTAGCCGCAATTAACGCCTCCGTTTTTTCAATGGCGTTGTCCCAAAGCTTTGACGCCGATACGATAGACTTTTGTACATCTAAAGAAGGTAGAAGCACAGGGAACTGTTTAAGCTGTGTTGAATTAATGCTCGCCAAGTTCGTACTTTGCTTTGAGCAGCTAATAAAATAACGTTTTCCATAGCTACTAGCCGTTAGAATGCTTAGAAATTCAGGCAGTAAAACAGAAGCGTCGGTTCTCACAGAGAACACATGATTCTGGTGAACACATGATTCAATTTCATTATTCCAAACAGTACCACGCCCTAACTTATCGAAGTCACCTCCTTCGGTAAGTAGTACATCACCTGTTTTAAGTGTGTAACGTTCTAAGTTTTTCCGCTCGATGGAAATATGTTTAATGACCGAAAGGTCAAGGTGCCCATCTTGCACATTTGCTACTCTTAAATATGGGACTTCGATTGGATCGGTTAGTTTTCTAGATGCACTTTTTGAAATTCCGGTTTGAATTTCTGCCACTTTCTCCAATCTTACGGTTTTCCAAGGCGATTTATTCATTGATCCCCCTCCAACTTTTTCTGCGCACGCGCCAACTGGGGAATGCCTTTTTCCGGTGTTGGTAAATCCTCTGGCATGGTGCCGCCCAGCTCTTCAATGGTGGCGCGCACTTTTGCACCCACTTCAAAATGGGTTTGGTTGGCATGGGCTTTATTGCTGACCTGATCACGCTTTAGTTTCTCTTCTGTTTGCGTGGCGCGGAACAGGTTAGCGGCAAGTTCGGTACTGCCCATATGATCGAGGATTTTCTGGCTCTTTTTTAAGCCTTTGTGCTGGTGAATGGCTTTGTTGTCTAAGCCGCCATACAAGCCTTTGTAGCCATGGTTTTGGAAAATGGCGTAGTCCAGATTAGTTTCAACACCTGCATCTTTAGCCGCAGCGGCCAGTTGCTTGTTGTGATCGGCCAATTCATTGCGCAGCATTAGGCGTTTTTGGTCTTCATTCAGTTGCTGGAATCCAGTGTCGTCTTGCAACTCTTGACGACGGGTTTGGATAGCAAAATAGGTCTGCCCATTGGCGATCACCGGCTTGCTGGCATCACCGTTTTGCACAATGAGGTAACAGGCATAACGGGACAAGGCAAACGAGTCCATTTTGCGCTGGGCACCTGAGCCAATTTCGACCATCTCGTGGATCTCCACGAAATGGTCGGCCACAGCTTGGCCACTGTTTTCACAGGCTTTTTTTGCTTTCTCTATAACCGGTAAGAAGTTACGGAACTCGGCATAGTCCAATACCTTGGCTAACTGGCGGGCCAGCCAAATTTCACCACCTTGTTCATTAATCACGCGAATACTTTCAAAACTGGTGTGTTCTGGTTGGGTAAGTTGCTTGTCACTCATCGCGCACCTCCCACCATTTTGTTGGCGTCAACAAATTGGTTGTTGTTTGTCATACTCATTCAGCCACCTCCGTTGTGTTGTTTTGCGCTTCGTTAGGCACGATATCCTTTAACAGCGCCGCCATTTTGCTGCGAACATCGGCAAGTTCGCTTTCAAGGGCTGTGATCTCGGCCTGTACCGCCACAATATCGATCTCAACTTCTTCTTCGAAGGTGTCGACGTAACGCGGGATATTCAGGTTAAAGTCGTTCTCTTTGATCTCGTCAAAAGTGGCTAAATGGGCGTATTTTTCTACCTCTTCACGGGCGGTTACCGCCGCAACAATTTTGTCCAGGTGTTCATCCAGCAGGATGTTTTGGTTTTTCCCTGCTTGGTAATGGTCTTTACCGCTGGCATCGACAAATAGCACGTCTTTGCGGTGTTCATTGGCACCGCCTTTTTCACGCGAGCGGTCAAATATCAGGATTGCCACTGGAATGCCAGTACTTGGGAACAAGTTACCGGGCAAGCCGATCACGGCATCCAGTAGGTTTTCTTCAATCAGTTGTTGACGAATACGGCCTTCGGCTGCGCCTCTAAATAGGACACCATGAGGCACCACTACGGCAATGCGGCCTTCTTTTTCAACGGCGGCTTCGACCATGTGGCTGATAAAGGCAAAGTCGGCTTTTGATTTAGGCGGTAGCCCGCGCCAGTAGCGGTTGTATCTGTCAGATTCAACGTCTTCTGAACCCCATTTGTCGAGTGAAAACGGTGGGTTGGCAACCACGTTATCAAACTTCATCAGTCTGTCATTTTCGACCAACGCTGGAGAGGTAAGGGTGTTACACCACTCGATACGAGCAGAATCTGAGCCGTGCAAGAACATATTCATACGCGCAAGCGCCCAGGTACTGCCGTTGACTTCCATGCCGTAGAGTGAGTAATTGCGGTCGCCCCACTTGGCGTGCGGCTTCAATCAATAAACCGGCTGAGCCACAGGCAGGGTCACAAATACGCGCCCCCGATTTTGGTGCGGACAGACGGGCTACTAGCTCAGAGACTTTATGGGGGGTGTAGAATTCACCGGCTTTTTTACCTGCATCGGAACCAAAGCGCTCAATAAGGTAGATGTAGGTATTACCAATCACATCTTCAGACACGCGCGACGGGCTCATGTCGAGTGCGGGCTTGTTGAAGTCGTCCAGCAAGGTTTTTAGGCGGCGGTTGCGGTCTTTGGTTTTACCCAAATTGGCTTCGCTGTTGAAGTCGATGTTACGGAACACACCTTCTAACTTGGCTTTGTTCGCGGTTTCAATATGCTCTAAAACAATGTTGATCAGCTCGCCAATGTTGGGTTCGTTTTTACGCTCTAACAATGAATAGTAGTTGGCCAAAAAGGTGTCGGTAACAACGGTTTTCTTCTCTTTGGTTGCTTTGTCTTCTACTTCTTCTGTGAGTTCTACTATTGGCAGTACAAAACGCTCGCGCTCAAGCTTACGTCTGATACGGACATCGTCGTCACCGTACTGCTTTTTATATTCTGCGTAGTGATCATTCCACACATCGGAGATGTATTTTACGAACAGCATTACTAGGATGTAGTCTTTGTATTGCGCAGGGTCTACCGCGCCACGGAAAGTATCGCATGCAGCCCATGCTGCATTGTTGATGTCTTTTTGTTGAATCTTGTCGTTCATATCATTAGTCATATAAATTCCTCAAATTTGGTCAGTGTCTATAAGGCGGGGCAGGCTATACCGATAGCGCCCCGCTGGCTGTAAGTTAAAAGGTTAAGAATCGAGTACGGCTGATTGAGTCCAGGTAATTGACCGCCCAAATGGAGGGTAAATCGATGTACTGTCCTTTATGGTGTACCGTGCAATGACGTCACCTTGCTCGTTTAGCTCTTCACATTCGTATGTATCAGTATCTTGGCCCTTTCTTTGCGACCACTGGCTACTTACGATGTTGAGGGTATGCGATTCAGGTACACCTATTTTCTTTTTGTATTCATCACTCATAAGGGCTCCTATCCTTTAATGTCTTTTGGGTCGTTACCGTGGCTATCTTTGCGTTGTATCTGGCCGTCTTTGCCATGTACAACAAGCTCAGAACCTTCGCGCTTGCTTTGCTCGCGCGCCGTAGCTTCGGCCTCTCGTTTGGTGCTGTGTACGCTTGAAGCGCGTTCGGCACCGCCTTTTTTGTTCGCCCATCCATCAGGATGTGGTACGACATGTCGGGTATTGCCCTTGCTTGATGATGTATTCTTTGCCATAATTTCGGCTCCTGTTTTTTGAAATGAAACGTGGATTAAAGTTTTGCTAAAAGTGTTGCAGCACTTTTGGTTCGTTTAAGCCCAGTAGCTTTGTCTACTGGGTATTCATTGCTAAATTCATTAATATTGCGTCAGTTAACACCTCCTTTTTCTTTGCTAATGCATTCATTAGCTTCTGTTCGTTGATGGATAATTGGTAAATCTCAATGATCTTTTTCTGCACATCGAGACTAGGGACTACTATCTCCAGATCCTCAAGTGCAGGTTTGCCAATCATTCTTACCGATGTTCCTGTTGCCTTACTTTGTAATGCTGCTTGTGAAGTCGGTTGATTAATAAACCAGCATAAATACGCTGGCATAACCGAATCACTCTCAACTCGAATTCGCAACAGTGGCGCAGCGATAACAGCATCGCTCAACTCTTGGTCAATCAATGCTGCCGTATTAGTTTGACCCCTAGAGCGAAAGGCTAAGTCGTTATGTTTAACTCTGTGATGATCCTTTAAGTCCTGCATAGCAATCTGCACTAGCTCTTGGGCATTAACTCGGTTATCTTCAGTAAGATCCTTCATCTGAATAACAGAGATATTTCCATTAGCGTCTGGCTCAAGCTTTGACCTAAAAGAGTGTCCCATCTGTACAGAGGCAATTTTTTTCAAATTAACTTTCATTGTTACCTCAAATGCGTTGTAATGGCGTTTCTGCAACTTGTGAGTAAGTTTAAGCTGAGATTCTCAAGTTGTCAAATGTTTATTTTGCAAAAACGTCGTTACTGTAAAATTGTTTTTCGTGTGGCGTTTGGAAATGCTTGAATTGACCGGATACCTGGCTGTAATGAGAGGGATGAGTGGTCGTTGCCTGGTACCGATATTTATGTCGGTACCAGGTATCTTGCTGATAAAAAAGAGTTAAATATTAAGAGACATATAATCAAGCTGGTAGAGCTGTACAAGACGAAACCATCTGGAAATTCCGAATAGTTCAAAGTGAAGCCTGAGTAAAACCTAACAGAGACCGCTCTAGCCAAAAATATCGAGCTATTTGGCGCTTTTGATATTAAAATCGCGTCAACAACACCCCTCCCGCTACCCGTTAGATCAGCGCCCCGCGAGGGGTTACTCGTTTTTAAGGCTTCTAATTTTTGCTACCGTAATCAGTTACGGCACCAAAATTAGCTTCCAACCACACATCATTCTCTGGCCCACAAAGGTGGTGCAGCAGCGCTAGGTTGATCTGGTGGCTGATCACGTTGCCGTTTCGTTTTTGGCTTTCTTTTTTCAAACCTCTCAGTAATAACCCTGTGCATGATTTTCCTATTTGCTCCGGCGTACTGGGCAGGCAAAAGGCGCGGTTTTGCTGTTTGGGGTGCAAGGTAGCGCGCTTTCCTGTTTTAGATAAAGGCGAAATGCACCAAAAGATACAGGCGTTGGCGGGCGTGTTTGCGAGCAATTTGTTGGTTTGGCTCGTGCCATCCTCATATATCGGTAACAAATGTGCTGGTAACAAAACTAACCCGCCTTGCGCGTGGCCTTCAACCTCAGGTAAAGGCAGCCAATACAAGTTTGGCCATTGCTCATGGCTCTGCCATTTTTCTACGATCACTTGTGCGCCAATACTATTCAGCCATTGGTGAATCGGGCAGCCTGGGTGTGCTTGTTTAACGCGTTGTAACTGAAAAGTCAGCCAGCGGGTTAAGCGTTCGGCGGCATTATCGCACTGGCTTAATGCTGGGTAGAGGGTAAATGCGCTATGCCCAACCAGTAAAGCGACCACCTGCTGTATCCATTCTCTATCCCAATCGTTAGCACTTGCCCATAACACGTCACTTATCACCTTGTTGGTTTTTCATGCCGTCTATTTTCAGTCGTCGAGTGCAGACGCGGTGGTGAATTAGATGAAAGAAATGGCCATCAAACTCACCAGTCAAATCGGTTTTTTATGATGACCTGTGCGCGGCTAACTGATTGAAATATATCGTCCAATGCGGCTCTGTTTGGCGGCATTCAACTAGTGAAAAAAAATCGAGACGCCAAACGATCGTTTGCATTCTGGGTTAGAAAAAACAAACGATTTGTACTTTGATGCCGAGGTTGGTTTAGGGTGCAAAAAGTGCCAAACCTTGCTTTGACCCAGTACTGGCAAGGCTTAGCAGCGTTGGATTTAAATCGAGAAGCCAAACAGTGAATGGGCTAATTTCCCTGTTTGGCGTTTCGATCCAAAAGCCAAACGGATAGTGGTTTTGGCGTAAGGAGGTAAAGGCATGGGGAAGTGTGTGGCGGCTGTTGAAACTCATGGATTAGCAAATGACGCCTAGGGGGGATTGCATCAGCTGATCAAAGTAAGTAATTGGGTTGGTTGATTTAGCTTAAAGCTGGGTGTGGTATTTTGTAAGCGAGCTATCGGTAGGAAAAGCAATGGCTGAATAGTGACAAGGTGAAATGAGAACCGACGCGTACAGAAATGCAGAGGCGTCGGCCATATTGGCTTGAAGATTATGTTTAGTGACCTATTTTGTCAATCAAAGCCCCAATTGCCCCATTCCTTGGGGCAGTTTAATTTCTTCTTATTCACTTTCTAAAGCTCGCTGTATCAAGTGTTGCCCCATTGTCCCAACTGCCCACAGTAAGTGAGCAAATGGGGGCTTGCTAGTTTCGCCTGATGGGCCTTTTCGGCATGCGACTGCGTTTGCCATCGAATAAGGCCAATACTCTGAACCAATAGAGTGATTCTTCATACCCCAAGCTGTGCGTTGGGCGTGCAGGCGGGATGAGTCCCAGTTTGCGTCCTAAACTGACAATCACGTAGAACATGAGTTTTAGCATCAGCCAAGGAGCGAGTACCACGAATACCATCAGGCAATGCCGAGTAAGTGCGTAGCCTATACCATGAGGTTGTTCGAGTAAGGCAATGCCAATACACCAACCAAGGCCTGCCAGCATGGCTATTGGAAAGGTAATGGGGGCAAGTCGCATCATAAACTGCATATTAGCGCCCTCCGATTTTGTATTGTGAAGCGGGCTCAAAGTTCACCAGTGGTTCAACCACATCAGCCACGGTTTGATGGGCAATTCGGCGCTCTTCAAAGTAATCGTGACGGTTGTAGATACCCTCAACACCTTTTAGCTTATGGTTAAGACAGCGTTCGGCTACGTTGCCTGCAATGCCCAAAGAGGCGGCAAGGCTGCGAAAGGTGCGGCGTAAATCGTGTACGGTGAAGTGTTCAAGTTTGCCCATTTTATTGGGAGGCTGCTTTTTGCGCCCAGGCTCGCGACCAAAGAGCTTAGAAATGGCACGGTTAAGCGTATCTGGCCCCATATGCGGACGATGGCTTGCTCGTCTGGCTGGGAAAACATAAGGCGAGCCACAAGCGCGGATTTGCAACTCGTTAAACCAAGCAATGGCTTGGCGCGGTAAAGGGATGCTGATTGGCACGCCAGTTTTACTGCGTTCTTTGGGAAGATCCCACACGCCTGTGGTTAAATCCATTTCACGCCACATGGCTTCGCAAAGTTCGCTTTTGCGCACGCCCAATACCAAAAACAGGCAGCAAGCGAGGTAGTTGTCGCGGCCAAAGCTATTGATATGGGTATGAAACACGCTAAAGGCGTAGTGAATTTCCTCTTTGTTGAGCATCCTGTCTTTACTGGACTCCACGCCACCGGCATCGTCCACCGTGAAGGCTGCGGCTGGGTTGTTCAGCGTTAAGTCGAGCTTTATCGCATGTCGAAACAGCTGCTTCATGTACATCAAGGTATCGTTGGCAATGGTAGGGCGGTTACTTTCTCGAATGCGCTCTAATACTTCGCGCACATCGCGTGCGGTCACCTCAGAAATACACTTAATGCCAATGACTGGGCTTATCTCTTTGGTGTAAACCCGATACGGAATCTTGGGGTGCTTTAGTCGTCGACTCAGATCGGTTCGATACCAGTCATGGAACAGTTGATCCACGGTTTCAATGTCAGGTAACTCGATTTTCTGTTTTTCTAGAAGAGGATCTATACCGTCACGTACTTCTTTTCGAAAATAAGCAGCAGCAATTCTTGCGTCTGCCAATGACATTAAAGGAAATTGCCCCAAGGTTGCTTCTCGTCTTCCTTTGGCTGTGGTGTAGCGGATCATCCAGTAAGGCGAGCCCTGTTTGCGGACGCAAAAGTATAGCCCTTCACCATCTGAATATTTTTTTGGGTCGGCTTTGCTGTATGCAATAACCTGTTTTGCTGTGAGTTTTCCCATGTTTACTCCATAGTTGCTGAAATAATGGAGGGGGCAATAATGGCTGCCCACCACCGATTTGCTTATTGAATCAGCAGCTAACCTGTTTGTGGTGGCGAGTTAAATGCGAAAATTGGTCAACTTACTGCCCACCAATTTGCTCACCGCAAAACGCTTATTGAGCCAAAATGAGGGGGCTGCCCACCATTCTGCCCACCACTAAACAGGTAGTTGGTAACGGACATCTGCAAACCGATTTGGACGGGAAAAATAAAAAAGCCCTGTATTTACAAGCAAATAACAGGGCTTTTAAGACATTCTTGGACGGGTGAAAAACCTATTCGATGTTTTGGATCTGCTCGCGCATTTGTTCAATTAAAACTTTTAATTCAATGGCTGAATTGGTGACTTCTGTATTAATTGATTTTGATGCTAACGTATTCGATTCACGATTAAATTCTTGCATCATAAAATCAAGACGACGACCTACTGCTTCTTTTTTCACAAGAATTTTGCGTGTTTCTTTAACGTGAGCTTCTAATCTATCTAGCTCTTCAGCGACGTCTAAACGTTGCGCTAACATCACGAGTTCTTGTTCTAAACGATTATTGTCGATTTGAACTTGAGCCTCTTCTAATTTGCTTGTTAAGCGCTCACGTTGCCAGAGTAATATTTCTGGCATTTGGGCTCTTACTTTCACTACTTCTGCACTAACCGCATCTAAACGTTGTTCGATAAGTGCTTTGAGTGATTGTCCTTCGGTTTCACGGCTAGCAATAAAAGCATCAATCGCTAAATCTAATTCGGCTAAAAGTTCAGTCCCAATCGCATCTAAATCTTGCTCTTGTGCTGAAATCACACCCGGCCAACGTAAAATATCAAAGGGGTTGATAGTCCCTTCATGGCTATGACTTTTTACCCAGTTGGCAGAAACAATCAGTTGTTTTGCCAGATTTTCATCAAGATTAAGTTCGCCTTGAAAGCGGGCATTAAGATCAAAGCGTAAGTTACATTCAATTTTACCACGCGTTAAGCGATTACGTAGACGTTCACGAATAACAGGCTCTAAACTACGTAATTGCTCAGGCAAACGAATATAAGTTTCAAGGTAACGTTGGTTTACGGAACGCAGTTCCCATGCAGCGCTACCCCAGTCTTTTTTGATGTCTCGGCGGGCAAAAGCGGTCATGCTACGGATCATAATAGGGTCTCAATAGTGTAAAAGATGGTACGATTATAACCTTAGGCATCGATACAGGATAGGCATAAGCGATTTTAGGTCGTATAATGCGCCCCCAATATGTCAGAGAAAGCGGAGATAACACCATGCGTCCAGCAGACAGACAAGCAAACCAAGTACGTCCTATTACCATCACTCGTCATTATACAAAACATGCTGAAGGTTCTGTATTAGTCGAGTTTGGTGATACTAAAGTCTTGTGTAACGCCACTGTGGAAGACGGTGTACCACGTTTTCTTAAGGGACAAGGGCAAGGTTGGGTAACCGCAGAATACGGTATGCTTCCTCGCGCAACCAATAGCCGTAATGCACGAGAAGCGGCTCGTGGTAAACAAACTGGCCGTACTATGGAAATCCAGCGTTTAATTGCACGCTCATTACGTGCTGCGGTTGATTTAAAAGCATTGGGTGAATTTACCATTACTATTGATTGTGATGTTATTCAAGCTGATGGTGGTACTCGTACAGCTTCTATCTCTGGTGCTTGTGTGGCATTAGTTGATGCATTAAATAAAATGGTTGAAGAAGGTAAGCTGAAAAAAAGCCCGCTTAAATCAATGGTAGCTGCAGTCTCTGTGGGGATTGTTGATGGTGAACCATTATGCGATCTTGAATATGTTGAAGATTCCGCAGCAGAAACCGATATGAATGTGGTGATGATCGATGATGGTCGTATGATTGAAGTTCAAGGTACGGCCGAAGGCGCGCCATTTAGTCATGAAGAATTGCTTGCTTTACTCGCCCTTGCGAAGGGGGGATTAGAGAAGATATTTGAAGCGCAAAAAGAGGCGCTTAAGCAATAGATTTTATATTTAAGGCGACTGAGAAGTCGCCTTTTTTATGCCTAAATTTTGTCATCAAGTAACGTAGAGAGGAGAAAAAAATGAAAGCCTACCAACGCCGCTTTATCGAACTAGCATTAGCAAAAAATGTTTTGAAATTTGGTGAATTTACACTGAAATCAGGACGAGTGAGTCCTTACTTTTTTAATGCCGGTTTATTTAATACAGGGCGTGATTTGGCTTTACTGGGGCAATTTTATGCACAAACATTATTAGATAATAATGTACCTTGTGATGTGTTGTTTGGGCCCGCTTATAAGGGGATCCCTATTGCAACCACAACGGCAGTCGCATTAATTGAACATCATGACATTGATATTCCTTATTGCTTTAATCGCAAGGAGGCGAAAGATCATGGTGAAGGAGGAACATTAGTAGGAAGCCCATTAAAGGGTGATGTTGTCATTGTGGATGATGTTATCACAGCAGGTACTGCTATTCGGGAATCAATGGAAATTATTAAACAGCATGATGCAACGCTTTCGGCTGTGCTATTAAGCTTAGATAGACAAGAAAAAGGACGAGAAAAACTTTCTGCCATACAAGAGCTAAAACGTGATTATCAGTGCCAGGTGTATTCAATTATTACCTTAGATGATTTAATCAGCTATTTAAACGAGAGTGAGACGTTATCTGAACATTTACCTGCGGTTAAAGCTTATCGTGAGCGCTATGGCGTTAATTAATAAAGTCAAAATACGATAAATGAAAGGTTAATTCTAAATAAAAAAAAGCCCTCGCCCAATAATGGGCGGGGTGAGTAGTACAATGAATCTTCTGTGATAATTACCACAGATGTTGAAATATAAAAGGACTTTTACAGCAGGGGCAAAGCGATTTGCTAATGCCACAATGTAGGAACTGCACGAATGCCATTCCGGATAAATATATTGAGGTACTTCTGTACCAGAGGATGCATGTTAACACAAATAAGAAAAAAACGGCATATTTGTCAATTTCAAATTCTTGAGTTAAATCACGAGTCCATCAATTCATTGTAACTGTGCCAATATTAATGGCCAACGCGCTTCAAATTCTTGGGTCGGGTGATAACGAAATTCAGTGCGTACAAAGCGCGCTAGCATGCCTTCACAAAAAGCGAGTAATTGTGAGGCGATCAAGGCTTCATCGTGTAAGAAAGTACTACCTTCACGAATTTTACGCTCTTTGATAACTTGTCGAAGTTGAACTTCAATGCGCTCATAAAGTTGATTTATACGACCTTGTAATCTATCTTGCTCAAACATCAAAGCATGACCCGTTAAAATACGAGATAGGCCTGGATTTTTTTCAGCAAAACCGAGGATCAAGATAAGAATTAAGCGAATTCTTGCTATCGTTTCTTTCTCGTCTTTTAAGATCAAATTAATACGAGAGACTAAGCTGTCTTCGATAAACTCAATCAGGCTATCAAACATTTTGGTTTTACTTGGGAAATGTCGATAGAGTGCCGCTTCAGATACACCGACAGTGGCTGCAAGTTTTGCCGTTGTAATGCGTTGGCTACCATCACTTGACTCTAACATTTGAGCTAGTGATTGTAAGATTTCATCCCGTCTATTTCTTTTCTTTTTGGTTTCTTTTTTTTCTGCCATGACTGATAAGGCCCCTGCTAAAAGCAAAACAAATCAGTAAACCTTTGCACTCAAATTTTCAGTGCAAAGGGAGTGATATCGTCATTGAAATAATTAATGCAAGACGTCGTTATTATTGGCGGCCGGAATGACCAAAACCACCACTACCGCGTTCCGTTGCGGTAAAATCTTCAACAATATTAAATTCAGCTTGAACAACGGGCACGATAATCATCTGAGCAATGCGCTCACCGGGTTCAATAGTAAACGCTTTTTGGCCACGATTCCAAACTGATACCATCAGTTGGCCTTGATAGTCAGAATCAATCAATCCCACTAAATTACCTAATACAACACCGTGTTTATGGCCTAAGCCTGAACGAGGAAGCACCATTGCTGCTAAACCTTCATCGGCAATATGTACAGCAAGACCTGTCGGTAATAATTCAGTTTGCCCCGGTTCAAGGATCAATGGTGCATCAAGGCAAGCACGTAAATCTAAACCAGCAGAGCCTGTTGTGGCATAAGCAGGAAGTGGATATTCTTGACCAATACGAGCATCAAGAATTTTAACATCAATTTTTTTCATCATAGTGTTTGGCTATCTCATCAAGTAGGCGATGGCTAAGTTGTGCTTTACTACTGTGTGGTAAACGCGTTTCTCCATTAGCCCAAATAAGGTGTAATGCATTATTGTCACTGTTAAAGCCTTGATTTTCTAATGAAACATCATTGGCACAGATTAAATCGAGCTGTTTCTGTTCTCGTTTTTTGCGGGCATATTCTTCCACATTCTGGGTTTCGGCTGCAAATCCAACAACAAAAGGGCGGTGCTCAATCATTTTTCCAACACTGGCGACAATGTCGGGGTTTTTTACCATAGTGATGGTGACTTCATCACCTTGTTTTTTTATTTTTTCAGTGGCGACAAGTTTAGCGCGATAATCTGCAACAGCCGCACAACCAATAAAAATATCTTGTGAAGGCGCGAGCGTCATCACTTGTTCATACATTTCTTGTGCGCTTCCAACGTCAATACGTTTAACACAAACGGGTGTCGGTAATGTGACAGGGCCTGCGATAAGAGTGACATCAGCACCACGTAATGCAGCAGCTTGTGCAATTGCAAAGCCCATTTTTCCAGAGCTATGATTACTGATAAAACGTACGGGATCTAATGCTTCACGCGTTGGTCCTGCTGTTATCGTGATCTTTTTACCTGCAAAGTCTTGTGGTTGTAAAGCAAGTTGTTTTTCAGCTAAAGAGACAAGCTCTAAAGGATCTAACATTCGCCCAGGCCCTACATCACCACAAGCTTGGCTACCAGAAT
This genomic stretch from Proteus vulgaris harbors:
- the rph gene encoding ribonuclease PH, producing the protein MRPADRQANQVRPITITRHYTKHAEGSVLVEFGDTKVLCNATVEDGVPRFLKGQGQGWVTAEYGMLPRATNSRNAREAARGKQTGRTMEIQRLIARSLRAAVDLKALGEFTITIDCDVIQADGGTRTASISGACVALVDALNKMVEEGKLKKSPLKSMVAAVSVGIVDGEPLCDLEYVEDSAAETDMNVVMIDDGRMIEVQGTAEGAPFSHEELLALLALAKGGLEKIFEAQKEALKQ
- the slmA gene encoding nucleoid occlusion protein — translated: MAEKKETKKKRNRRDEILQSLAQMLESSDGSQRITTAKLAATVGVSEAALYRHFPSKTKMFDSLIEFIEDSLVSRINLILKDEKETIARIRLILILILGFAEKNPGLSRILTGHALMFEQDRLQGRINQLYERIEVQLRQVIKERKIREGSTFLHDEALIASQLLAFCEGMLARFVRTEFRYHPTQEFEARWPLILAQLQ
- the yicC gene encoding YicC-like family, N-terminal region produces the protein MIRSMTAFARRDIKKDWGSAAWELRSVNQRYLETYIRLPEQLRSLEPVIRERLRNRLTRGKIECNLRFDLNARFQGELNLDENLAKQLIVSANWVKSHSHEGTINPFDILRWPGVISAQEQDLDAIGTELLAELDLAIDAFIASRETEGQSLKALIEQRLDAVSAEVVKVRAQMPEILLWQRERLTSKLEEAQVQIDNNRLEQELVMLAQRLDVAEELDRLEAHVKETRKILVKKEAVGRRLDFMMQEFNRESNTLASKSINTEVTNSAIELKVLIEQMREQIQNIE
- the coaBC gene encoding coenzyme A biosynthesis bifunctional protein, yielding MTTLHNKKIILGISGGIAAYKAPELVRRLRDKGAIVRVVMTPAAHAFVTPLSLQAVSGFPVADDLLDPAAEAAMGHIELGKWADFILLAPATADLIARLRVGMANDLLTTLCLASSAPIAIAPAMNQQMYRATITQENVSTLEQRGYLIWGPDSGSQACGDVGPGRMLDPLELVSLAEKQLALQPQDFAGKKITITAGPTREALDPVRFISNHSSGKMGFAIAQAAALRGADVTLIAGPVTLPTPVCVKRIDVGSAQEMYEQVMTLAPSQDIFIGCAAVADYRAKLVATEKIKKQGDEVTITMVKNPDIVASVGKMIEHRPFVVGFAAETQNVEEYARKKREQKQLDLICANDVSLENQGFNSDNNALHLIWANGETRLPHSSKAQLSHRLLDEIAKHYDEKN
- the pyrE gene encoding orotate phosphoribosyltransferase yields the protein MKAYQRRFIELALAKNVLKFGEFTLKSGRVSPYFFNAGLFNTGRDLALLGQFYAQTLLDNNVPCDVLFGPAYKGIPIATTTAVALIEHHDIDIPYCFNRKEAKDHGEGGTLVGSPLKGDVVIVDDVITAGTAIRESMEIIKQHDATLSAVLLSLDRQEKGREKLSAIQELKRDYQCQVYSIITLDDLISYLNESETLSEHLPAVKAYRERYGVN
- the dut gene encoding deoxyuridine 5'-triphosphate nucleotidohydrolase; this encodes MMKKIDVKILDARIGQEYPLPAYATTGSAGLDLRACLDAPLILEPGQTELLPTGLAVHIADEGLAAMVLPRSGLGHKHGVVLGNLVGLIDSDYQGQLMVSVWNRGQKAFTIEPGERIAQMIIVPVVQAEFNIVEDFTATERGSGGFGHSGRQ